The proteins below come from a single Malus sylvestris chromosome 3, drMalSylv7.2, whole genome shotgun sequence genomic window:
- the LOC126614631 gene encoding uncharacterized protein LOC126614631 codes for MHKKAEELQNTILKELEAAREEKLLPPEASPSFARETSLSPPQVNPSEAGASASLPSHGPPLKFMVSSPALDATPSSQFDPSTGVMLHFVDEGSNLPSPVYEPPHPSVVSDNEPIVLEIPVTLEVIVSRVPACPIIDIDEPPSSFAGGGKSSLQQGFSTLPGETPWLSQQVLKETSPPRLVRKSKRSRPHLSSGGTEIPPSGIEKIRQTKIAPPVGIAPLEGVAVQDPPPFPSSNPAKLPKLFEALGQLETRLKSSRHSSATSSSLEQQRVFQEWARNDFTASFSLKALCDLEKVTIESFKTGRLSKPQHDSFLSFFENLRALREQYQRADRQANRARCFMEKESSTSAQVDRLMDESLQTKERVRVVTSEIQKLEEQLVALKAEQATLLDTLENQIEGVEKSNAELEHTRSQLVNNHTVLAEPSRIFAIMQTYHSRIVTLSEDVNFLE; via the exons ATGCACAAAAAGGCTGAAGAACTGCAAAATACCATCCTCAAAGAACTTGAG GCCGCAAGAGAGGAAAAGCTTCTTCCGCCTGAGGCTTCCCCATCATTTGCCCGAGAAACCAGCCTTTCTCCTCCTCAGGTCAACCCTTCAGAG GCTGGGGCATCTGCCTCCTTGCCTAGTCATGGCCCTCCTCTGAAGTTTATGGTTTCTTCTCCTGCCCTGGATGCAACTCCTTCCTCTCAGTTTGACCCTTCTACAGGAGTTATGTTGCACTTCGTGGATGAGGGCAGTAACTTG CCTTCTCCGGTATATGAGCCACCTCATCCATCAGTGGTATCAGATAATGAACCCATAGTCCTTGAGATTCCTGTAACCTTAGAGGTAATAGTCTCACGGGTGCCTGCTTGCCCGATAATTGATATTGATGAACCTCCTTCTTCTTTTGCTGGTGGTGGAAAGTCTTCCCTTCAACAAGGATTTAGTACTCTTCCTGGTGAAACCCCATGGCTAAGTCAG CAAGTCCTGAAAGAGACTTCCCCCCCTCGTTTGGTCCGTAAGTCAAAGCGCTCTCGTCCTCATTTATCTTCTGGAGGTACAGAGATTCCCCCTTCTGGAATTGAGAAGATTAGGCAGACAAAGATTGCCCCCCCAGTGGGCATTGCTCCATTAGAGGGAGTTGCAGTGCAGGATCCTCCTCCTTTTCCATCCTCAAACCCTGCTAAGTTGCCTAAACTTTTTGAAGCACTTGGGCAGCTTGAGACGAGGTTGAAATCCTCAAGACATTCTTCAGCAACCTCCAGTTCTTTAGAGCAACAACGAGTCTTCCAAGAATGGGCGAGGAATGACTTCACTGCATCATTCAGCCTCAAGGCTCTTTGTGATTTAGAAAAGGTCACAATTGAGTCTTTCAAAACTGGTCGGCTATCAAAACCTCAGCACgattcctttctctctttctttgagaATTTAAGGGCTCTTAGGGAGCAATACCAGAGAGCTGATAGACAAGCTAATCGGGCAAGATGCTTTATGGAGAAAGAGTCAAGCACCTCCGCTCAAGTTGATCGGTTGATGGATGAAAGCttgcaaacaaaagaaagggttAGAGTTGTTACTTCTGAAATCCAAAAGCTGGAGGAACAACTGGTTGCTCTTAAAGCTGAACAAGCAACTCTTCTGGATACCCTCGAAAACCAAATTGAGGGAGTAGAGAAGTCAAACGCGGAGTTAGAGCATACTAGGTCCCAACTTGTAAATAACCATACTGTTTTGGCCGAACCTAGTAGGATATTTGCCATTATGCAGACATATCATTCTCGAATAGTTACCCTGAGTGAAGATGTTAATTTTTTAGAATAG